The genomic segment TCGCCCGGCTCAGCCGACCGACGGCCGGGCGATCGACGTCGCGGCAGGACGTCAGCGGATGCAGCCTTGCCGCATGCAACGCCTCGTCGACGTAGATGTTGCCCAAGCCTGCGATGAACGTCTGATCGAGGAGTGCCGACTTCAGCGGCCGTGCGGTCGTCTGCAGCATGGAGGCGAGCTTGGCCGCCGGAAGCTCTAGCGGCTCCGGGCCGACACGCGCGTCGACTTCGCCCGCGTCGCTGCCGATCCAGTGAAGCCTGCCGAACCGTCTTGGGTCGCAGAGACGCAGTTCTTTCGATCCGATCGCAAACACGGCGTGCGTGTGGATGGCCCTGGGCATCGCGGGCTCGTCGAGTGTCAGGCGTCCGGTCATGCCGAGGTGGACGACGAAGCTCTCTCGGCCGCACAGGTCGATGACGATTCGCTTGGCACGACGTCGCACGCCCGTCACACGCCGATTCGCCAGACCCCATCCGAAGTCGCCCGGCGTCGCGTAGTCGTCGCGAAAAAGCGAAACACGATCGATCCGCTTGCCGACCACGGCGGGGCGGAGCGTGCGGACGACGGTTTCAACCTCGGGGAGTTCGGGCATCGTGCAAAATTGCGATCGGGTCCGTCCGGCGCGGTCCGACCGCGATCGCACCGCCTGTTCTGGTACCCGCTGATGCCGCATTCGGTTCGGGAGGTCGATAGACTCCGTCCATGGTCGACGCGACGGACACGCCTTCTTCGGACGATCTCGCCACTGCCGAGAAGCTCCGCACCGCCTACGCGCAGATGCGAGAGGAGCTGGCCAAGGTCATCGTCGGTCAGGACGCGGTGATCGAGGAGCTGCTGATTGCCCTGTTTTGCCGCGGGCACGCGTTGCTGGTCGGCGTGCCGGGTTTGGCCAAAACGCTGCTGGTCAGCACCGTCGCCAAAACCCTCGGCCTGGACTTCAACC from the Planctomycetota bacterium genome contains:
- the mutM gene encoding bifunctional DNA-formamidopyrimidine glycosylase/DNA-(apurinic or apyrimidinic site) lyase, whose translation is MPELPEVETVVRTLRPAVVGKRIDRVSLFRDDYATPGDFGWGLANRRVTGVRRRAKRIVIDLCGRESFVVHLGMTGRLTLDEPAMPRAIHTHAVFAIGSKELRLCDPRRFGRLHWIGSDAGEVDARVGPEPLELPAAKLASMLQTTARPLKSALLDQTFIAGLGNIYVDEALHAARLHPLTSCRDVDRPAVGRLSRAIKRILSRAIDAGGSTLRDYVDAAGNAGSFQQVHKVYGRAGEPCRRCRTPIVKFVHAGRGTHVCPTCQQQVVPSS